A region from the Diorhabda sublineata isolate icDioSubl1.1 chromosome X, icDioSubl1.1, whole genome shotgun sequence genome encodes:
- the LOC130450573 gene encoding uncharacterized protein LOC130450573, whose protein sequence is MASNYQRKTNHQSWSEESMHFAIQEMINGNMGDFTASKAYLVPQITLENRVKKGKSGATISDASKKGSLGSRKPVFSSGQEQELVEYALLMENRFFGLTLRELRSLVFELAERNNLPHNFNRGKQMAGKCWQYSFLKRYPDLRLRSPEATFRARAMGFDRAVVNNFFDLLERSFAKYQFSPDRIYNVDETGVTTVPKKQSKVLALRGKRKVVSVVSEERGTLVTAETCMRTAGNYMLIMFVFPRKKANQELLEGIPPGTSAKYHESGWMQKDIFLKWFKRFINFAKPTERHPVLLLLDGRATHTKSLELIS, encoded by the exons atgGCTAGTAATTACCAACGGAAAACAAACCACCAGTCTTGGTCGGAGGAGAGCATGCACTTTGCAATTCAAGAGATGATAAATGGAAACATGGGCGATTTCACAGCTTCAAAGGCATATTTAGTACCCCAGATCACATTGGAGAATCGTGTTAAGAAAGGGAAATCAGGTGCAACTATTTCCGATGCAAGCAAGAAAG GTTCATTAGGAAGTCGTAAACCGGTATTTAGTTCAGGGCAGGAACAGGAACTTGTAGAGTATGCTCTTCTAatggaaaatagatttttcggACTAACATTAAGGGAACTACGAAGTCTTGTATTTGAACTTGCAGAGCGGAACAACCTACCGCACAATTTCAACAGAGGCAAACAAATGGCTGGAAAGTGTTGGCAGTACTCATTTCTTAAGCGTTATCCTGATCTGAGGCTTAGATCTCCAGAAGCAACATTTCGTGCTCGAGCGATGGGTTTTGATAGAGCAGTAGTGAACAATTTCTTTGATTTACTAGAAAGATCATTCGCCAAATACCAGTTTTCACCAGATAGAATCTACAATGTGGATGAAACTGGTGTGACGACTGTTCCAAAGAAGCAATCGAAAGTTCTTGCTCTGCGAGGTAAACGTAAGGTTGTAAGTGTTGTTTCGGAGGAGCGAGGAACTTTGGTTACAGCAGAAACTTGTATGAGAACCGCAGGAAATTATATGCTCATTATGTTTGTATTTCCTCGAAAGAAAGCCAATCAAGAGCTATTAGAAGGTATACCACCAGGGACTTCAGCCAAATATCACGAAAGTGGTTGGATGCaaaaggatatttttttaaagtggtTTAAGCGCTTTATTAATTTTGCCAAGCCAACAGAAAGACATCCAGTTCTTCTACTCTTAGATGGGCGCGCAACCCATACCAAATCTTTGGAGCTTATCTCATAG